In Neofelis nebulosa isolate mNeoNeb1 chromosome 7, mNeoNeb1.pri, whole genome shotgun sequence, the following proteins share a genomic window:
- the BEGAIN gene encoding brain-enriched guanylate kinase-associated protein isoform X10 produces MPSPSDRASAADMEKLSALQEQKGELRKRLSYTTHKLEKLETEFDSTRHYLEIELRRAQEELEKVTEKLRRIQSNYMALQRINQELEDKLYRMGQHYEEEKRALSHEIVALNSHLLEAKVTIDKLSEDNELYRKDCNLAAQLLQCSQTYGRVHKVSELPSDFQERVSLHLEKHGCGLPSPLCHPAYADSVPTCVIAKVLEKPDPASLSSRLSDASARDLAFRDGGEKPGPRPPYKGDIYCSDTALYCPEERRRTRRPSVDAPVTDVGFLRAQNSTDSAAEEEEEAEAAAFPAGFRHEAFPGYAGSLPTSSSYSSFSATSEEKEHAQASTLTASQQAIYLNSRDELFDRKPPAAAYEGSPRFAKATASVAAPLEAEVAPGFARTMSPYPAESFRFPASPGPQQALMPPNLWSLRAKPGTARLPGEDARGQWRPLSVEDIGAYSYPATAAGRASPCSFSERYYGSGGSPGKKAEGRASPLYATYKADSFSEGDDLSQGHLAEPRFLRAGGDLSLSPGRAADPLPGYAPSQGDAERLGVQLCGAGGSPEPEHSPHSSRDSLEPSSMEASPEMHPAARLSPQPAFPRTGGSGLSRKDSLTKAQLYGTLLN; encoded by the exons CGCGCTGCAGGAGCAGAAGGGCGAGCTGCGCAAGCGGCTGTCCTACACCACGCACAAGCTCGAGAAGCTCGAGACCGAGTTCGACTCCACGCGCCACTACCTGGAGATCGAGCTGCGGCGCGCGCAGGAGGAGCTCGAGAAGGTCACGGAGAAGCTGCGCAG GATTCAGAGCAATTACATGGCGCTGCAGCGGATCAACCAGGAGCTAGAGGACAAGCTGTACCGCATG GGCCAGCACTATGAGGAAGAGAAGCGAGCGCTGAGCCACGAGATTGTTGCCCTCAACAGCCACCTGCTGGAGGCCAAGGTGACCATCGACAAGCTGTCGGAGGACAAT GAGCTCTATAGGAAGGACTGCAATCTAGCGGCCCAGCTGCTGCAGTGCAGCCAGACGTACGGCAGGGTCCATAAGGTGTCCGAG CTGCCCTCCGACTTCCAGGAACGTGTGAGCCTGCACCTGGAGAAGCACGGCTGCggcctgccctccccactctgccACCCCGCCTACGCCGACAGCGTCCCCACCTGCGTCATCGCCAAGGTGCTGGAGAAGCCCGACCCCGCCAGCCTGTCCTCCCGCCTGTCTGACGCCTCGGCCCGCGACCTGGCCTTCCGGGATGGCGGGGAGAAGCCGGGCCCGCGGCCCCCCTACAAGGGGGACATCTACTGCAGCGACACGGCCCTCTACTGCCCCGAGGAGCGGCGGCGCACCCGGCGGCCCAGCGTGGACGCGCCCGTGACCGACGTGGGCTTCCTGCGGGCCCAGAACTCCACCGACAGCGcggccgaggaggaggaggaggccgagGCGGCCGCCTTCCCCGCGGGCTTCCGGCACGAGGCCTTCCCGGGCTACGCGGGCTCGCTGCCCACGTCCAGCTCCTACTCCAGCTTCAGCGCCACGTCGGAGGAGAAGGAGCACGCCCAGGCCAGCACGCTCACCGCCTCGCAGCAGGCCATCTACCTGAACAGCCGCGACGAGCTCTTCGACCGCAAGCCGCCGGCCGCCGCCTACGAGGGCAGCCCGCGCTTCGCCAAGGCCACGGCCAGCGTGGCAGCGCCACTGGAGGCCGAGGTGGCCCCGGGGTTTGCGCGGACCATGTCGCCGTACCCCGCCGAGTCCTTCCGCTTCCCGGCCTCCCCGGGCCCCCAGCAGGCCCTGATGCCCCCAAACCTGTGGAGCCTGCGGGCCAAGCCGGGGACGGCCCGGCTCCCCGGGGAGGACGCGCGGGGCCAGTGGCGGCCCCTGAGCGTGGAGGACATCGGTGCCTACTCCTACCCGGCCACCGCCGCCGGCCGCGCCTCGCCCTGCAGCTTCTCTGAACGCTACTACGGCAGTGGGGGCAGCCCGGGCAAGAAGGCCGAGGGCCGCGCCAGCCCCCTCTATGCCACCTACAAGGCCGACAGCTTCTCGGAGGGTGACGACCTCTCCCAGGGCCACCTGGCGGAGCCCCGCTTCCTCCGGGCCGGCGGCGACCTGAGCCTGAGCCCGGGCCGCGCGGCTGACCCGCTGCCCGGCTATGCGCCCAGCCAGGGGGATGCGGAGAGGCTCGGGGTGCAGCTGTGCGGGGCGGGCGGCAGTCCCGAGCCCGAGCACAGCCCCCACAGTTCCAGGGACTCCTTGGAGCCCAGCTCCATGGAGGCCTCCCCGGAGATGCACCCCGCCGCCCGCCTCAGTCCCCAGCCGGCCTTCCCGCGGACTGGTGGCTCGGGGCTCAGCCGCAAGGACAGCCTCACGAAAGCCCAGCTCTACGGAACCTTGCTCAACTGA
- the BEGAIN gene encoding brain-enriched guanylate kinase-associated protein isoform X2 has product MLRAAQPLGALVPRAAPHPAGPTGQVLALALGQRAAGAEGRAAQAAVLHHAQAREARDRVRLHAPLPGDRAAARAGGAREGHGEAAQPGLQESCLNVSTGSEQGPDKVTCEYRPSLLICRGSLTLAQERPLQASSNQMPFAAWRGASSPGWDQWVGSGGPRPARPCSAGCVAVRGSRESQAWHRGDPTVSCSRIQSNYMALQRINQELEDKLYRMGQHYEEEKRALSHEIVALNSHLLEAKVTIDKLSEDNELYRKDCNLAAQLLQCSQTYGRVHKVSELPSDFQERVSLHLEKHGCGLPSPLCHPAYADSVPTCVIAKVLEKPDPASLSSRLSDASARDLAFRDGGEKPGPRPPYKGDIYCSDTALYCPEERRRTRRPSVDAPVTDVGFLRAQNSTDSAAEEEEEAEAAAFPAGFRHEAFPGYAGSLPTSSSYSSFSATSEEKEHAQASTLTASQQAIYLNSRDELFDRKPPAAAYEGSPRFAKATASVAAPLEAEVAPGFARTMSPYPAESFRFPASPGPQQALMPPNLWSLRAKPGTARLPGEDARGQWRPLSVEDIGAYSYPATAAGRASPCSFSERYYGSGGSPGKKAEGRASPLYATYKADSFSEGDDLSQGHLAEPRFLRAGGDLSLSPGRAADPLPGYAPSQGDAERLGVQLCGAGGSPEPEHSPHSSRDSLEPSSMEASPEMHPAARLSPQPAFPRTGGSGLSRKDSLTKAQLYGTLLN; this is encoded by the exons GCTGCGCAGCCCCTGGGTGCCCTCGTGCCTCGGGCAGCCCCGCATCCTGCAGGGCCGACTGGCCAGGTCCTCGCCCTCGCTCTGGGACAG CGCGCTGCAGGAGCAGAAGGGCGAGCTGCGCAAGCGGCTGTCCTACACCACGCACAAGCTCGAGAAGCTCGAGACCGAGTTCGACTCCACGCGCCACTACCTGGAGATCGAGCTGCGGCGCGCGCAGGAGGAGCTCGAGAAGGTCACGGAGAAGCTGCGCAG CCAGGCTTGCAAGAATCGTGTTTAAATGTGAGTACTGGCTCCGAGCAAGGACCGGACAAAGTCACTTGTGAGTACAGGCCTTCCCTTCTCATCTGCAGGGGGTCCTTGACCCTGGCCCAGGAAAGGCCTCTACAAGCTAGCTCTAATCAGATGCCTTTTGCTGCGTGGAGAGGAGCGAGTAGCCCAGGGTGGGACCAGTGGGTGGGCTCCGGGGGCCCGCGTCCAGCCCGGCCCTGCTCAGCAGGCTGTGTGGCTGTAAGGGGGTCACGGGAGAGTCAGGCCTGGCACCGCGGTGACCCCACTGTCTCCTGTTCCAGGATTCAGAGCAATTACATGGCGCTGCAGCGGATCAACCAGGAGCTAGAGGACAAGCTGTACCGCATG GGCCAGCACTATGAGGAAGAGAAGCGAGCGCTGAGCCACGAGATTGTTGCCCTCAACAGCCACCTGCTGGAGGCCAAGGTGACCATCGACAAGCTGTCGGAGGACAAT GAGCTCTATAGGAAGGACTGCAATCTAGCGGCCCAGCTGCTGCAGTGCAGCCAGACGTACGGCAGGGTCCATAAGGTGTCCGAG CTGCCCTCCGACTTCCAGGAACGTGTGAGCCTGCACCTGGAGAAGCACGGCTGCggcctgccctccccactctgccACCCCGCCTACGCCGACAGCGTCCCCACCTGCGTCATCGCCAAGGTGCTGGAGAAGCCCGACCCCGCCAGCCTGTCCTCCCGCCTGTCTGACGCCTCGGCCCGCGACCTGGCCTTCCGGGATGGCGGGGAGAAGCCGGGCCCGCGGCCCCCCTACAAGGGGGACATCTACTGCAGCGACACGGCCCTCTACTGCCCCGAGGAGCGGCGGCGCACCCGGCGGCCCAGCGTGGACGCGCCCGTGACCGACGTGGGCTTCCTGCGGGCCCAGAACTCCACCGACAGCGcggccgaggaggaggaggaggccgagGCGGCCGCCTTCCCCGCGGGCTTCCGGCACGAGGCCTTCCCGGGCTACGCGGGCTCGCTGCCCACGTCCAGCTCCTACTCCAGCTTCAGCGCCACGTCGGAGGAGAAGGAGCACGCCCAGGCCAGCACGCTCACCGCCTCGCAGCAGGCCATCTACCTGAACAGCCGCGACGAGCTCTTCGACCGCAAGCCGCCGGCCGCCGCCTACGAGGGCAGCCCGCGCTTCGCCAAGGCCACGGCCAGCGTGGCAGCGCCACTGGAGGCCGAGGTGGCCCCGGGGTTTGCGCGGACCATGTCGCCGTACCCCGCCGAGTCCTTCCGCTTCCCGGCCTCCCCGGGCCCCCAGCAGGCCCTGATGCCCCCAAACCTGTGGAGCCTGCGGGCCAAGCCGGGGACGGCCCGGCTCCCCGGGGAGGACGCGCGGGGCCAGTGGCGGCCCCTGAGCGTGGAGGACATCGGTGCCTACTCCTACCCGGCCACCGCCGCCGGCCGCGCCTCGCCCTGCAGCTTCTCTGAACGCTACTACGGCAGTGGGGGCAGCCCGGGCAAGAAGGCCGAGGGCCGCGCCAGCCCCCTCTATGCCACCTACAAGGCCGACAGCTTCTCGGAGGGTGACGACCTCTCCCAGGGCCACCTGGCGGAGCCCCGCTTCCTCCGGGCCGGCGGCGACCTGAGCCTGAGCCCGGGCCGCGCGGCTGACCCGCTGCCCGGCTATGCGCCCAGCCAGGGGGATGCGGAGAGGCTCGGGGTGCAGCTGTGCGGGGCGGGCGGCAGTCCCGAGCCCGAGCACAGCCCCCACAGTTCCAGGGACTCCTTGGAGCCCAGCTCCATGGAGGCCTCCCCGGAGATGCACCCCGCCGCCCGCCTCAGTCCCCAGCCGGCCTTCCCGCGGACTGGTGGCTCGGGGCTCAGCCGCAAGGACAGCCTCACGAAAGCCCAGCTCTACGGAACCTTGCTCAACTGA
- the BEGAIN gene encoding brain-enriched guanylate kinase-associated protein isoform X4 yields the protein MALGLGQGDPGPSQLTLNAAGCAAPGCPRASGSPASCRADWPGPRPRSGTARCRSRRASCASGCPTPRTSSRSSRPSSTPRATTWRSSCGARRRSSRRSRRSCAARLARIVFKCEYWLRARTGQSHLIQSNYMALQRINQELEDKLYRMGQHYEEEKRALSHEIVALNSHLLEAKVTIDKLSEDNELYRKDCNLAAQLLQCSQTYGRVHKVSELPSDFQERVSLHLEKHGCGLPSPLCHPAYADSVPTCVIAKVLEKPDPASLSSRLSDASARDLAFRDGGEKPGPRPPYKGDIYCSDTALYCPEERRRTRRPSVDAPVTDVGFLRAQNSTDSAAEEEEEAEAAAFPAGFRHEAFPGYAGSLPTSSSYSSFSATSEEKEHAQASTLTASQQAIYLNSRDELFDRKPPAAAYEGSPRFAKATASVAAPLEAEVAPGFARTMSPYPAESFRFPASPGPQQALMPPNLWSLRAKPGTARLPGEDARGQWRPLSVEDIGAYSYPATAAGRASPCSFSERYYGSGGSPGKKAEGRASPLYATYKADSFSEGDDLSQGHLAEPRFLRAGGDLSLSPGRAADPLPGYAPSQGDAERLGVQLCGAGGSPEPEHSPHSSRDSLEPSSMEASPEMHPAARLSPQPAFPRTGGSGLSRKDSLTKAQLYGTLLN from the exons GCTGCGCAGCCCCTGGGTGCCCTCGTGCCTCGGGCAGCCCCGCATCCTGCAGGGCCGACTGGCCAGGTCCTCGCCCTCGCTCTGGGACAG CGCGCTGCAGGAGCAGAAGGGCGAGCTGCGCAAGCGGCTGTCCTACACCACGCACAAGCTCGAGAAGCTCGAGACCGAGTTCGACTCCACGCGCCACTACCTGGAGATCGAGCTGCGGCGCGCGCAGGAGGAGCTCGAGAAGGTCACGGAGAAGCTGCGCAG CCAGGCTTGCAAGAATCGTGTTTAAATGTGAGTACTGGCTCCGAGCAAGGACCGGACAAAGTCACTT GATTCAGAGCAATTACATGGCGCTGCAGCGGATCAACCAGGAGCTAGAGGACAAGCTGTACCGCATG GGCCAGCACTATGAGGAAGAGAAGCGAGCGCTGAGCCACGAGATTGTTGCCCTCAACAGCCACCTGCTGGAGGCCAAGGTGACCATCGACAAGCTGTCGGAGGACAAT GAGCTCTATAGGAAGGACTGCAATCTAGCGGCCCAGCTGCTGCAGTGCAGCCAGACGTACGGCAGGGTCCATAAGGTGTCCGAG CTGCCCTCCGACTTCCAGGAACGTGTGAGCCTGCACCTGGAGAAGCACGGCTGCggcctgccctccccactctgccACCCCGCCTACGCCGACAGCGTCCCCACCTGCGTCATCGCCAAGGTGCTGGAGAAGCCCGACCCCGCCAGCCTGTCCTCCCGCCTGTCTGACGCCTCGGCCCGCGACCTGGCCTTCCGGGATGGCGGGGAGAAGCCGGGCCCGCGGCCCCCCTACAAGGGGGACATCTACTGCAGCGACACGGCCCTCTACTGCCCCGAGGAGCGGCGGCGCACCCGGCGGCCCAGCGTGGACGCGCCCGTGACCGACGTGGGCTTCCTGCGGGCCCAGAACTCCACCGACAGCGcggccgaggaggaggaggaggccgagGCGGCCGCCTTCCCCGCGGGCTTCCGGCACGAGGCCTTCCCGGGCTACGCGGGCTCGCTGCCCACGTCCAGCTCCTACTCCAGCTTCAGCGCCACGTCGGAGGAGAAGGAGCACGCCCAGGCCAGCACGCTCACCGCCTCGCAGCAGGCCATCTACCTGAACAGCCGCGACGAGCTCTTCGACCGCAAGCCGCCGGCCGCCGCCTACGAGGGCAGCCCGCGCTTCGCCAAGGCCACGGCCAGCGTGGCAGCGCCACTGGAGGCCGAGGTGGCCCCGGGGTTTGCGCGGACCATGTCGCCGTACCCCGCCGAGTCCTTCCGCTTCCCGGCCTCCCCGGGCCCCCAGCAGGCCCTGATGCCCCCAAACCTGTGGAGCCTGCGGGCCAAGCCGGGGACGGCCCGGCTCCCCGGGGAGGACGCGCGGGGCCAGTGGCGGCCCCTGAGCGTGGAGGACATCGGTGCCTACTCCTACCCGGCCACCGCCGCCGGCCGCGCCTCGCCCTGCAGCTTCTCTGAACGCTACTACGGCAGTGGGGGCAGCCCGGGCAAGAAGGCCGAGGGCCGCGCCAGCCCCCTCTATGCCACCTACAAGGCCGACAGCTTCTCGGAGGGTGACGACCTCTCCCAGGGCCACCTGGCGGAGCCCCGCTTCCTCCGGGCCGGCGGCGACCTGAGCCTGAGCCCGGGCCGCGCGGCTGACCCGCTGCCCGGCTATGCGCCCAGCCAGGGGGATGCGGAGAGGCTCGGGGTGCAGCTGTGCGGGGCGGGCGGCAGTCCCGAGCCCGAGCACAGCCCCCACAGTTCCAGGGACTCCTTGGAGCCCAGCTCCATGGAGGCCTCCCCGGAGATGCACCCCGCCGCCCGCCTCAGTCCCCAGCCGGCCTTCCCGCGGACTGGTGGCTCGGGGCTCAGCCGCAAGGACAGCCTCACGAAAGCCCAGCTCTACGGAACCTTGCTCAACTGA
- the BEGAIN gene encoding brain-enriched guanylate kinase-associated protein isoform X3 yields the protein MLRRAAGAEGRAAQAAVLHHAQAREARDRVRLHAPLPGDRAAARAGGAREGHGEAAQPGLQESCLNVSTGSEQGPDKVTCEYRPSLLICRGSLTLAQERPLQASSNQMPFAAWRGASSPGWDQWVGSGGPRPARPCSAGCVAVRGSRESQAWHRGDPTVSCSRIQSNYMALQRINQELEDKLYRMGQHYEEEKRALSHEIVALNSHLLEAKVTIDKLSEDNELYRKDCNLAAQLLQCSQTYGRVHKVSELPSDFQERVSLHLEKHGCGLPSPLCHPAYADSVPTCVIAKVLEKPDPASLSSRLSDASARDLAFRDGGEKPGPRPPYKGDIYCSDTALYCPEERRRTRRPSVDAPVTDVGFLRAQNSTDSAAEEEEEAEAAAFPAGFRHEAFPGYAGSLPTSSSYSSFSATSEEKEHAQASTLTASQQAIYLNSRDELFDRKPPAAAYEGSPRFAKATASVAAPLEAEVAPGFARTMSPYPAESFRFPASPGPQQALMPPNLWSLRAKPGTARLPGEDARGQWRPLSVEDIGAYSYPATAAGRASPCSFSERYYGSGGSPGKKAEGRASPLYATYKADSFSEGDDLSQGHLAEPRFLRAGGDLSLSPGRAADPLPGYAPSQGDAERLGVQLCGAGGSPEPEHSPHSSRDSLEPSSMEASPEMHPAARLSPQPAFPRTGGSGLSRKDSLTKAQLYGTLLN from the exons CGCGCTGCAGGAGCAGAAGGGCGAGCTGCGCAAGCGGCTGTCCTACACCACGCACAAGCTCGAGAAGCTCGAGACCGAGTTCGACTCCACGCGCCACTACCTGGAGATCGAGCTGCGGCGCGCGCAGGAGGAGCTCGAGAAGGTCACGGAGAAGCTGCGCAG CCAGGCTTGCAAGAATCGTGTTTAAATGTGAGTACTGGCTCCGAGCAAGGACCGGACAAAGTCACTTGTGAGTACAGGCCTTCCCTTCTCATCTGCAGGGGGTCCTTGACCCTGGCCCAGGAAAGGCCTCTACAAGCTAGCTCTAATCAGATGCCTTTTGCTGCGTGGAGAGGAGCGAGTAGCCCAGGGTGGGACCAGTGGGTGGGCTCCGGGGGCCCGCGTCCAGCCCGGCCCTGCTCAGCAGGCTGTGTGGCTGTAAGGGGGTCACGGGAGAGTCAGGCCTGGCACCGCGGTGACCCCACTGTCTCCTGTTCCAGGATTCAGAGCAATTACATGGCGCTGCAGCGGATCAACCAGGAGCTAGAGGACAAGCTGTACCGCATG GGCCAGCACTATGAGGAAGAGAAGCGAGCGCTGAGCCACGAGATTGTTGCCCTCAACAGCCACCTGCTGGAGGCCAAGGTGACCATCGACAAGCTGTCGGAGGACAAT GAGCTCTATAGGAAGGACTGCAATCTAGCGGCCCAGCTGCTGCAGTGCAGCCAGACGTACGGCAGGGTCCATAAGGTGTCCGAG CTGCCCTCCGACTTCCAGGAACGTGTGAGCCTGCACCTGGAGAAGCACGGCTGCggcctgccctccccactctgccACCCCGCCTACGCCGACAGCGTCCCCACCTGCGTCATCGCCAAGGTGCTGGAGAAGCCCGACCCCGCCAGCCTGTCCTCCCGCCTGTCTGACGCCTCGGCCCGCGACCTGGCCTTCCGGGATGGCGGGGAGAAGCCGGGCCCGCGGCCCCCCTACAAGGGGGACATCTACTGCAGCGACACGGCCCTCTACTGCCCCGAGGAGCGGCGGCGCACCCGGCGGCCCAGCGTGGACGCGCCCGTGACCGACGTGGGCTTCCTGCGGGCCCAGAACTCCACCGACAGCGcggccgaggaggaggaggaggccgagGCGGCCGCCTTCCCCGCGGGCTTCCGGCACGAGGCCTTCCCGGGCTACGCGGGCTCGCTGCCCACGTCCAGCTCCTACTCCAGCTTCAGCGCCACGTCGGAGGAGAAGGAGCACGCCCAGGCCAGCACGCTCACCGCCTCGCAGCAGGCCATCTACCTGAACAGCCGCGACGAGCTCTTCGACCGCAAGCCGCCGGCCGCCGCCTACGAGGGCAGCCCGCGCTTCGCCAAGGCCACGGCCAGCGTGGCAGCGCCACTGGAGGCCGAGGTGGCCCCGGGGTTTGCGCGGACCATGTCGCCGTACCCCGCCGAGTCCTTCCGCTTCCCGGCCTCCCCGGGCCCCCAGCAGGCCCTGATGCCCCCAAACCTGTGGAGCCTGCGGGCCAAGCCGGGGACGGCCCGGCTCCCCGGGGAGGACGCGCGGGGCCAGTGGCGGCCCCTGAGCGTGGAGGACATCGGTGCCTACTCCTACCCGGCCACCGCCGCCGGCCGCGCCTCGCCCTGCAGCTTCTCTGAACGCTACTACGGCAGTGGGGGCAGCCCGGGCAAGAAGGCCGAGGGCCGCGCCAGCCCCCTCTATGCCACCTACAAGGCCGACAGCTTCTCGGAGGGTGACGACCTCTCCCAGGGCCACCTGGCGGAGCCCCGCTTCCTCCGGGCCGGCGGCGACCTGAGCCTGAGCCCGGGCCGCGCGGCTGACCCGCTGCCCGGCTATGCGCCCAGCCAGGGGGATGCGGAGAGGCTCGGGGTGCAGCTGTGCGGGGCGGGCGGCAGTCCCGAGCCCGAGCACAGCCCCCACAGTTCCAGGGACTCCTTGGAGCCCAGCTCCATGGAGGCCTCCCCGGAGATGCACCCCGCCGCCCGCCTCAGTCCCCAGCCGGCCTTCCCGCGGACTGGTGGCTCGGGGCTCAGCCGCAAGGACAGCCTCACGAAAGCCCAGCTCTACGGAACCTTGCTCAACTGA
- the BEGAIN gene encoding brain-enriched guanylate kinase-associated protein isoform X9: MGSHQSSQASAADMEKLSALQEQKGELRKRLSYTTHKLEKLETEFDSTRHYLEIELRRAQEELEKVTEKLRRIQSNYMALQRINQELEDKLYRMGQHYEEEKRALSHEIVALNSHLLEAKVTIDKLSEDNELYRKDCNLAAQLLQCSQTYGRVHKVSELPSDFQERVSLHLEKHGCGLPSPLCHPAYADSVPTCVIAKVLEKPDPASLSSRLSDASARDLAFRDGGEKPGPRPPYKGDIYCSDTALYCPEERRRTRRPSVDAPVTDVGFLRAQNSTDSAAEEEEEAEAAAFPAGFRHEAFPGYAGSLPTSSSYSSFSATSEEKEHAQASTLTASQQAIYLNSRDELFDRKPPAAAYEGSPRFAKATASVAAPLEAEVAPGFARTMSPYPAESFRFPASPGPQQALMPPNLWSLRAKPGTARLPGEDARGQWRPLSVEDIGAYSYPATAAGRASPCSFSERYYGSGGSPGKKAEGRASPLYATYKADSFSEGDDLSQGHLAEPRFLRAGGDLSLSPGRAADPLPGYAPSQGDAERLGVQLCGAGGSPEPEHSPHSSRDSLEPSSMEASPEMHPAARLSPQPAFPRTGGSGLSRKDSLTKAQLYGTLLN; the protein is encoded by the exons CGCGCTGCAGGAGCAGAAGGGCGAGCTGCGCAAGCGGCTGTCCTACACCACGCACAAGCTCGAGAAGCTCGAGACCGAGTTCGACTCCACGCGCCACTACCTGGAGATCGAGCTGCGGCGCGCGCAGGAGGAGCTCGAGAAGGTCACGGAGAAGCTGCGCAG GATTCAGAGCAATTACATGGCGCTGCAGCGGATCAACCAGGAGCTAGAGGACAAGCTGTACCGCATG GGCCAGCACTATGAGGAAGAGAAGCGAGCGCTGAGCCACGAGATTGTTGCCCTCAACAGCCACCTGCTGGAGGCCAAGGTGACCATCGACAAGCTGTCGGAGGACAAT GAGCTCTATAGGAAGGACTGCAATCTAGCGGCCCAGCTGCTGCAGTGCAGCCAGACGTACGGCAGGGTCCATAAGGTGTCCGAG CTGCCCTCCGACTTCCAGGAACGTGTGAGCCTGCACCTGGAGAAGCACGGCTGCggcctgccctccccactctgccACCCCGCCTACGCCGACAGCGTCCCCACCTGCGTCATCGCCAAGGTGCTGGAGAAGCCCGACCCCGCCAGCCTGTCCTCCCGCCTGTCTGACGCCTCGGCCCGCGACCTGGCCTTCCGGGATGGCGGGGAGAAGCCGGGCCCGCGGCCCCCCTACAAGGGGGACATCTACTGCAGCGACACGGCCCTCTACTGCCCCGAGGAGCGGCGGCGCACCCGGCGGCCCAGCGTGGACGCGCCCGTGACCGACGTGGGCTTCCTGCGGGCCCAGAACTCCACCGACAGCGcggccgaggaggaggaggaggccgagGCGGCCGCCTTCCCCGCGGGCTTCCGGCACGAGGCCTTCCCGGGCTACGCGGGCTCGCTGCCCACGTCCAGCTCCTACTCCAGCTTCAGCGCCACGTCGGAGGAGAAGGAGCACGCCCAGGCCAGCACGCTCACCGCCTCGCAGCAGGCCATCTACCTGAACAGCCGCGACGAGCTCTTCGACCGCAAGCCGCCGGCCGCCGCCTACGAGGGCAGCCCGCGCTTCGCCAAGGCCACGGCCAGCGTGGCAGCGCCACTGGAGGCCGAGGTGGCCCCGGGGTTTGCGCGGACCATGTCGCCGTACCCCGCCGAGTCCTTCCGCTTCCCGGCCTCCCCGGGCCCCCAGCAGGCCCTGATGCCCCCAAACCTGTGGAGCCTGCGGGCCAAGCCGGGGACGGCCCGGCTCCCCGGGGAGGACGCGCGGGGCCAGTGGCGGCCCCTGAGCGTGGAGGACATCGGTGCCTACTCCTACCCGGCCACCGCCGCCGGCCGCGCCTCGCCCTGCAGCTTCTCTGAACGCTACTACGGCAGTGGGGGCAGCCCGGGCAAGAAGGCCGAGGGCCGCGCCAGCCCCCTCTATGCCACCTACAAGGCCGACAGCTTCTCGGAGGGTGACGACCTCTCCCAGGGCCACCTGGCGGAGCCCCGCTTCCTCCGGGCCGGCGGCGACCTGAGCCTGAGCCCGGGCCGCGCGGCTGACCCGCTGCCCGGCTATGCGCCCAGCCAGGGGGATGCGGAGAGGCTCGGGGTGCAGCTGTGCGGGGCGGGCGGCAGTCCCGAGCCCGAGCACAGCCCCCACAGTTCCAGGGACTCCTTGGAGCCCAGCTCCATGGAGGCCTCCCCGGAGATGCACCCCGCCGCCCGCCTCAGTCCCCAGCCGGCCTTCCCGCGGACTGGTGGCTCGGGGCTCAGCCGCAAGGACAGCCTCACGAAAGCCCAGCTCTACGGAACCTTGCTCAACTGA